The Rubrobacter tropicus nucleotide sequence CCGCCACCGGGATGGCGACCAGCAGTCCAATAAGCGTCGCCAGTACCGTGTACTCGATGTGGATGATCAAGTTCTCGATAAAGTCCGGGCGTTGCAGGGTTTCGATAAACCTGTCCATCTTATGCCGCCCCCCTCGCCCGGCGGGCCCACGGGCTCATCATCCGTTCCGCACGGACGAACAGCAAGTCGGCCGCAATCGCGAGCAGGGTCGAAAGAACCGCCCCGGTTATGTACATGGTCGGGAAGTCGCGCTGGATGCCACTGAAAATCAGGACGCCTAGCCCGCCGGCCCCGATGTACGCGCCTATGACCGCGATGCCGATGACCGTGACGATAGCTATGCGCATCCCGGCTACTATTACCGGCAGCGCCAGCGGCAACTCGACCCTCCAGAGTATCTGCCGGTCGGTCAAACCCATCCCGCGTGCCGCGTCCTTGGTCTCGGGCGGCACCGAGTCAAGACCCGTCACCACGTTTCGGATAAGGACGAGCAGCGAGTAGAGCACGAGCGCTATGACTGCCGGCGTTGTGCCAGCGCTTAGCCCGACGACGAACAGCAGGATGGTGAACATGGAGAAGCTAGGAATCGTGTAGAAAAACCCCGTGAGCGCCGTCAGAGGAGGGTAGATCCTGCGGTAGCGCGCGGCGAGGATGCCGAGCGGCACCGAGATGAGGATCGCGATGGCGAGTGAGACGAAGCACAAAAAGATGTGCTGAAGAAACGCCGGCACCACGTCTTCGGTGAAGTTGTCGCCCAGCCATTCCCAGTCTATGAAGCCATCCTGCGCGCTCTCGGGGGCGAAGTCTTGCAGAAAGGCGAGCACCGCGGAACCGCTCGTTAGGCTAGCCACGCGGCGCCCCGGCGCCGTGGGAGATCTCCCTTATGGAGTTGAGCGTGATCGTGCCGCTCGAAGCCCCGTTGCCGTCGCCGTTCTGAACCACCACGCCCCTGTCCGCCCCCGCGCCGATGATCTCCGAAAGGGCGTCCCTCAGGGTCCACTCCTCCCGGATTCGCGGCAGGTCGTGTCCGTTGGCGGTCGGCGGGTCGAGGTCCACGTCGCCGACGCGCGTGAGCGAGAGGCGCTTGAGGACCCTGTCGCCGCCGACGAAGGACTGCACGAACTCCGAGGCCGGGTTGACGAGCACGTTCTCGGGCGTGTCGTACTGGGCGAGGATGCCGCCTTCTTTCAGGATGGCGATCTTGTCGCCCATCTTTATGGCCTCGTCTATGTCGTGGGTGACGAAGACGATGGTCTTCTTGATGTCCTGCTGGATTCTCAAGAACTCGTTCTGGAGCCTGTCGCGCGTGATGGGGTCGACCGCCCCGAAAGGTTCGTCCATGAGCATGATCGGCGGATCCGCCGCGAGCGCGCGGGCGACGCCTATCCTCTGTTGCTGGCCGCCCGAGAGCTCGGCCGGGTAGCGGTCGCGGTACTGATCCGCCGGCAGGCCGACGAGGTCCATGAGCTCGTCAACGCGCTCCTTCATCCTGCCCTTGTCCCATCCGAGCAGGTTGGGGACGGTGGCGATGTTGTCGGCGATGGTGCGGTGGGGGAAGAGGCCTATCTGCTGGATGGCGTACCCGATCTTGCGCCTGAGCTGCGTCCCGCTCATGGACGTGTTCGGCTCGCCGTCTATGAGGATCTCGCCCTCCGTCGGCTCGATGAGCCGGTTGACCATCCTCATGCTTGTCGTCTTGCCGCAACCGCTGGGACCCACCAGCACGCAGATCTCGCCGTCCTCTATGTTGAAAGTGAGGTCGTTTACGACGGGCCTGTCGGACCCTGCATAGGTCTTGCTTACGCCCTTAAACTCGATCATCGCGCGCTCCTGTTCGTCCGTCCGTAGCATCGCCTCCCATGAACTCTTCTTCTCTTCGGTTCCGTCATAGCGCCTCCTGCGGCGTTTAGGAATCGTTCCGGGAAGTATACGGCATTCTTGTGGGCCGAGTCCAAGCATTCCGCAAACATACTCTTTTCAGGGTATATAACGGTCGGGTGAGCGAGAGCCCCCGCAGACCCACGATAGCCCTGGCCGGAGGCGGCCACGCGAACCTCTACACGCTCCGCCGCACGGGCGAGTTGGTCGGCCGCGGCTTCGACGTGGTCCTGATAGATCCCGCAGAGCACCTCCACTACTCGGGTATGGAGACCGGCGTGCTCTCCGGCTCCCACGAACCCGGCGAGAACCGCATCGACATCCGCTGCCTCGTCGAACGCGGCGGGGGGCGTTTTGTGAGGGGACGCGTTGCGGAGGTCCTATATCGGGAGCGCGCCCTCGTTCTCGAGGACGGGCTGATCGTCCCTTACGACGCCGTATCCTTCTGCGTGGGAAGCGGGACCCCCGCCCGGGACGGCGCGATCCCGGTAAAGCCTATCGCGAACCTGGAGAGGGTCAGAGAGACGCTTCTCGCTCCGGTACCGGACGCGCCCCGCGTCCTCGTTGTCGGCGGCGGCGCGGCGGGTTGCGAGGTCGCCGCCAACGTCGTCGGCCTGCTGCGCGGGGGGAAGATGACGCTCGTCGAGGCGGAACCGGACCTGCTCCCCACCTCGCCGAGGGCCGCCCGGCGCGTCATGCTCGAACGTCTACGAGGCCCCGGCGTGGAGGTGGTCCTGGGCCAGAACGCGAACCTGCAACCAGGGGCGGCCGTCCTCCGGGACGGTACGAAGATAGAGGCCGACCTCGTCCTGGCCGCCACCGGCGTCTCGCCGCCCGGCCTCTTCCGCCGCTCACGCCTGGCGACGGGCGACGACGGCGCCCTGTGGGTGAACCGCCACCTCCAGAGCCCCAACGACGCGGGGATCTTCGGCGGCGGAGACGCCGTGGCCTTCCGCGGCGCCCGCCTGCCCCAATTCGGCGTCTTCGCCGTCCGTCAGGGCCCCGTCCTCTACCACAACCTCCAGGCCGTCCTGTGGGACGAGCCCCTCCGCCCATACAAACCCCAAAACCACTACCTCTACGTCCTCGACCTCGGCGACGGAACCGGCCTCGCCATCTACGGCCCGCTGACCTGGCGGGGTCGCCTCGCATTACGGATCAAGCACCACATAGACAAACGATTCGTAAAGGAGTTCAGCTAGTCAGCACGCCGCTTCGCCTCCGCTTTCAGCTTGTCAGCTTCTTGCCGCGCAGAGCCCGACCGGGCCGCGCATGGCGTGGCGGTTCGAGTACCGGGAGGCGTATCGGATACAGACGACTTGCTGACAGGCCGAAAGCCGCGAAGCGGCGTGCTGAGAGTCCCCGAAGGGGACGTGCTGAGAGGCGCGAAGCGCCGGGCTGACAAGCGGAGGCGAAGCCGGAGCGGGCTGACTAGCCCTTTTTTCCGACCCCGAGGAGGAGGTACAGGATCAGGTACAGCCCTATCGCGGTGAAGGCCACGGTGAAGAAGCTGGTCGGGTCCAGGTACTGCTGGATGGCGGGGACGGCGTTTATGAGGAGGGCGGCGGGGGATTCCAGGAGGGTGCCGAGGCTGTAGATGGCCCTGGTTACGGTGTTCGCGCCGCTGTTGATGCCGACGTAGACGAGGGCCACGTGGACCAGGATCAGCAGTATTACGAACCCCAGGATGGTGCGGATAAGCGACACTTTCTAGCCTCCTCCCTTCGCGGGCGTCGCTAAGAGGCGGCCCGCCTGTAACCCGACCTGTTCTCCCTGGTCGTCTTCTCGGACCCGTCGGGGGTGTGCCCGCTGGGCCCGCCCCTGTTCCGCCTGGCCGAGTCTTTCTGTCCGGCTCCGGACAGGACGAAGACGGCGCCGGCCACGAGGAAGCACAGCGTCCCGATAAGAAAAGTAACGCCGTCGCGCATCATGACGCCGGCCGCCCCGGCCGCGCCCGACACCCAGCACAGGGAGAAGAGGACGCCGGGCTCGCGGTTCTTGCCGTCGAGCGCCATGTAGATGCCAAGGGCGACCCCGGCAAGGCATACGACCAGGAGCACGGTGCCGATGACTATCAAGACAAAACTCACGGGCCAATACTACCCGACCGTAAAGCGTTTGACACAGGCCGGATCATCCCCGGGACATCGCCCGGCGGTAGGCTTTCATGGCGGCCAAAAACTCCTCCCACGAACGCCCGGGACTCTCCAGCCGGTTGCCGTACAGCGAGAGCTTGTGCACGAACTCGTGCAGGGCCGACTCGTCGTCCGAGATGCAGCCCGGCCGGGCGACGATCAGGACCTCCCAGTCCTCCTCTTCCTTTATGTTGTTGATCGCCTCTTTCAGGGCCGGCTTGTGGTAGAGGAGGGTGCCAGGGGCCTCCAGGTCCTCGTAGCGGGCCACTACCTCGTGGCCGTTCTCGGCCGCGAACGTCTCGCAGGAAGACGCCTGTTCCTCCCTGGAAGGCAACTGTGAGGCCGGGTCTGTCCTTATGTATAGGGCGGCTCGGGACACGGAAAACGGATGATAGCACGGCCTCCGTCTGGTATGATTTTGCCCCACGAAGAGGCGCGTCGGGACGTGGCGCAGTCTGGTAGCGCACTCGGCTGGGGGCCGAGTGGTCGCCGGTTCGAATCCGGCCGTCCCGACTCTTCGAGACCGCCTACAGAAGGAAAGGCCGCAAAAGCTTTGGAGACTATCTACCTGCTGCTCGGCATCGTCGGGTTCATGGCCGTGATCGCGGCCTTCTTCTTCGGCGGCTTCTTGCTGCTCGACTTTCTCTGGGGCCGCCGCGGCGGAGACGCCTGAGGCGGTTTGCCGGGGGCAAACCGTGCTGTCAGCTATCAGCGGTCAGCTTCTAGCCAGGACATCCGTCGGCGGCTCGGGACTCTAGTTCGTGATCCGATCTCTCAAAGACCTTCGCCTCGTCGAAACCGGGTGCCTGATCCTGCACGAGGCCCACGACGAGGCCCGCCTCGCCAGGCTCAAGTCCAGGGTCGAGGCCGAAGGCGAGCAACGTAACCCCGTCATCGCCTCGCCCTACGAGGACCGATTCCTCGTCCTCGACGGCGCCCACCGGGTCCGCGCCATGACCGAATTGGGCGCCCGCTTCGTCCTCGTCCAGCTCGTCGAACCGCCGGAGCGGGCCGAGGGCTGGGGCCACGTGGTCCGGGGGTTCGAGCCCGACGGGAGGAACGGGTTGCTGATCGGTGAGAGCCCCAACGGCGAGGTCGTCGCCGAGGTCGAGTCGGCCGCCGGGGAGACCGCCTTCGTCCTCTCCGAAGAGGGCGGCCCGCTGGCCCGGTCCCGCGTGATGTGGGAGTTGCAGGCGCTCTACCCGGAAGGGGCTTCGGTGCGGCGCATCGAGCCCGATGGGGCCGTGCGCCTCACCAATGGGGAGGCCCTGATCCGGTACGGCGCCTTCGCCCCGGAGGAGTTGGTCGAGATCGTCGCCTCCGGCTCCGTCCTTCCCGCCGGCGTCACCCGCTTTCGCGTCGAGGAGCGCGTCCTCGGCGTGCGCTACCCGCTGGAGAGGATGATGTCCGGCGAACCCCGCGCCCGCAACGTCGAGCTCAGGAGGTTCGTCGCGGAGCGCTGGGCCGAGAACCGCGTCCGCTACTACCGCGAGCCCGTGGTCCTTTTCGAGTAACGGCCTGGTGGCCGGTCCGTCGGCGGTGGTATAAATCCCGGCCAGCGGGGAAAGAGGTAGCGACGATCGTACTGTCGGGGTGCCGACGTGGGCCGGTCCGTACTCGGGCAAGCCCGGTCGCATCCCCGGCACAGACCGTCCGCCGGGGGGCTTTGGCGGATCGGAAGGAGCGGACGGATGAACGGGTTTACTGCGCGACGCGCGGGGCGCATGAGCCGCCGCGGGTTCTTGAGGATGGGCGGGGGGCTCGCCGGGGCCGCCGCGCTCGGGGGCGTCCTGGCCGGCTGTGGCGGCGGGGAAAGCTCGGGTGGGGCCGTCGAGATCACCCTCGGCTTCATCCCCGACGAGGCGGGCGGTTTGCAGAAGATTCTCGACCGCTTCAACAGGGAGAACAGGGGCGAGGTCCAGGTCAAGTGGCGACAGATGCCCGCCTCGAGCGCCGAGTTCTTCGAGCAGATGCAGGCAGAGCTGCAGTCTGGACGGTCGACGATGGACGTGATAGCGGGCGACGTCGTCTGGCCCGCCCAGTTCGCCGCGAACGGCTACATCCTCGACCTCTCGGACCGCTTCACGCCAGAGATGCAGAAGGACTACCTTGAAGGCCCCACCCAGGCCGTCCAGTACGAGGGAAAGACCTACGGCGTCCCGTGGTTCACGGACGCCGGGATGTTCTACTATCGCACGGACCTCCTGGAGAAGAGCGGCTTCTCCGAACCGCCCAAGACCTGGGACGAGATGAAGAGCATGGCCGAGAAGGTCCGCGCCGACCAGGGGACGAGGTTCGGGTTCGTCTTCCAGGGTGCGCAGGACGAGGGCGGCGTCGTCGACGCCCTTGAGCACATCTGGAACGCCGGGGGCGACGTCCTCGACGGGGAAAGGGTCATCATAGACAGCCCGGAGTCTGCCAAAGGGCTGAAGCTCAGGCGGAGCCTCATCACCGACGGCGTGGCGCCGCAGGCCTCCGGCGACTACACGACCCAGGAGTCGCAGGCGAGCTTCACCAACGGCGACGTCGTGTTCATGCGCAACTGGCCCTTCGTGTACGGGCTCCTATCCGACCCTGAGACCTCCAAGGTCAAGCCGGGGCAGGTGGATATAGGGGCGTTGCCGGTGGCCGGGGCGGGGGACACGAGCTTCAGCGGGCTCGGCGGCTGGAACTTCATGGTCAACGCCGAGGCCGAGGACAAGATCGAGGAGATCTGGGCCTTCATAGAGTACATGTCCGCCCCCGAGCAGCAACAGACCTTCGCCGTCGAGAGCGCCCGGCTGCCCACGCTGAAAAGCCTCTACGAAGACCAGCAAGTCCTCGACGAGCTGCCCGTCGCGAGGCTGGGCCGCGAGGCGCTGGAGAACACCAGGCCCCGGCCCGTCTCGCCCCTCTATTCAGACATGTCGCTGGAGATGGCCGAGCAGTTCAACGCGGCCCTCAAGGGAGAGGTCTCCGTGGAGCAGGCGCTCGCCGGGCTTCAAACGGGGCTGCAGGAGATATCCGACCAGGCGTAAAGAAGGCTTCAGGTTACAGGTATCAGGGATGCGGTTCAGGACGTTCGCCCGTGGTGTTCCGCCTTCCTGTCCCTCAAAACCTCATCGCTCCAACGCCTTCCCTGAGAGCCTCCGAAGGAGGCGACCCGAAACCTGTAGCCTGAAACCTTGAAATCGTTTCAAAAGCGTAAAACCATGTGCTACGCTGCGGGCGTGGCAGAGAGCGTCGGCCCCGACTGGATGACGAGGAGTTTGGCTCCCGGTCCGGCGTACTCGAATTCTTCGCGCCGCGCCTGTCCTGGAGTCCTGCACACCACCGCGGAGGTAGAGCTTTGACGGCCACGGTCGTGCTCGGGTTGGCCTGGGGGGACGAGGGGAAGGGGAGGGTGTGCGACTCCCTCGCCTCCGACGCCAACTACGTCTCGCGCTACTCGGGCGGCAACAACGCCGGGCACACCGTCCGCGTCGGCGAAGAGGAGTTCAAGCTGCACCTGATCCCATCGGGCATCGTGCGCGAGGGCGTGGTCTGCACCATCGGCAACGGGGTAGTCGTCAACCCGGAGGTTTTGGTCGAGGAGGTCGAGGCGCTCGAGGCGCGCGGTATCAGCGTCCGCGACCGGCTCAAGATCGACGGCCGGGCCCACCTCATCATGCCCTACCACATAGCCCTCGACTCGCACCGCGAGATAGCCTTGGGCGACGCCAAGATCGGGACCACCAACAGGGGCATAGGGCCCGCCTACGAGGACAAGATCGCCCGCTACGGCGTCCGCGTCCAGGACATCTCGGACGAGGGCATCCTCAAGACGAAGCTGAAGGCCGCCCTGCGCGAGAAGAACTCGATCTTCGAGAACGTCTACGGCGAGAAGCCCTACGACGTCTCCGAACTCGCCGCCTGGCTGCGCGGCTTCGAGGACTTTATCCGGCCGATGATGGCCGACACCGGCACCATGCTGCGAGAGGGCCTCGAACGCCGGGAGAAGGTCCTGTTAGAAGGCGGACAGGCCACCCTCCTCGACAACGACCACGGCACGTATCCTTTCGTCACCTCGTCGAACCCGACCGTTGGCGGGGCCGTTACGGGCTCGGGCATTCCGGCGGGGCAACTGGAGTACGTGGTCGGGGTGACGAAGGCCTACACGACGCGGGTCGGGGACGGGCCGATGCCGACGGAGCTCTTCGACGAGGTTGGGGACAGGATCAGGGATGTCGGGCGCGAGTACGGGACGACGACAGGAAGGAGCCGTCGGGTCGGGTGGCTCGACCTTCCCGCCATCAAGTGGGCGGCGTCCTTGAACGGGATCACGCACTGCGCCCTGACGATGCTGGACGTTCTATCGGCGGTCGATGAGATCAAGATCTGCACCGGCTACGAGGTGGACGGGAGGCCCTTCGACGGCTACCCGATGCACCAGACGGACCTCCACCACGCCCGCCCGGTCTACAAGACCTTGCCCGGCTGGGACGAGGACATCACGGGGTGCAGGATGAGGGGGGACCTGCCCGGGGCCGCGCAGGACTTCGTCGGGTTCGTCGAGGCGGAGGTTGGGGCTCCTTTGTGCATGATCAGCGTCGGGCCGGAGCGCGAGCAGGCTATCGTAGAGAGGATCGGGACCTAACGCCGTGCGCGTGATGGTGGTCGGCAGCGGCGGGCGCGAACACGCCCTGGTCGAAGCCCTGGCCGCGAGCCCGCTCGCCCCCGAGATGTTCGCCGCCCCCGGCAACCCGGGGATAGCCCGCATAGCGCAAGTCGCGGACATCCCCGTGGACGACCTGGTCGCCCTGCGCGACTTCGCCAAAGAGAACTCCATAGACCTGACGGTCGTGGGTCCCGAGACGCCCCTGATCGGGGGCATCACAGAGTGCTTCTGGGAGGAGGGTCTGAAGGTCTTCGGTCCCTCCCGCGCCGCAGCCCGCATCGAGGGCTCCAAAGTCTTCGCCAAGGAACTGATGCGCCAGGCCGGCATCCCTTCGGCGGACTTCGAGGCCTTCGACCGCGAGGAGGCGGCCCTCGCCTACCTCGCTACGCGCCGGGACTACCCGGTCGTCGTGAAGGCCGACGGGGCCGCGGCGGGCAAGGGCGTCACCATCGCCCACAACCGCGACGAGGCCGAGGAGGCCGTCAGGGCGTCTTTCGCCGGCAAGTTCGGGGCTGCGGGGGAGAGGATCGTTATAGAGGAGTGTCTCGAAGGGCGCGAGGCCTCCATCTTCGTCGTCACGGACGGGCGGGACATCCTCCCCTTCCTGCCGGCCCAGGACTACAAGCGGGCGTACGATGAAGACGAGGGGCCGAACACCGGCGGGATGGGGGCCTACTCCCCGATCATGTGGATGGAGCCCGCCACCTACGCGGCCATCCTCGAAGACATCATCCGCCCGACCATCCACCACCTGTCTCTTATAGGGGCGCCCTACACGGGCCTGCTCTACGCTGGCGTCATGGTCACCGAGACGGGGCCGAAGGCCTTGGAGTTCAACTGCCGCTTCGGGGACCCCGAGACCCAGGTGATCCTTCCGCGCCTCGGCTCCGATTTGCTCGAGATCATGATCGCGGCCGGCGAAGAAGACCTGGCGGGCCGCGAGGTAGTCTGGTCGGCCGACAAGACCGTCTGCGTGGTGCTCGCCTCGGAGGGCTACCCCGACTCTTCGCACTCGGGGGACGAGATCTCGGGCCTGGAGAATATCCCGGCCGGCGTCTACGTCTACCACGCGGCCACCGAAGAGGAAGACGGACGGTTTCACACCGCCGGCGGGCGGGTCCTGAACGTAGTCGGAACCGGGCCTTCCATCATCGAGGCGCGTGCCCGCGCCTACGCGGCGGTCGAGCAGATCCACTTCGAGGGCATGCAGTACCGGACCGACATCGCCCTGGAAGCCATAGAACTGGAAGACCTGTGAGTCCAACCGTGGGCATCCTCGTCGGCAGCGACGCCGACCTTACATCCGTGGAAGGATGCACGGACCGCCTGGATGGCTACGGCGTGGAGTTCGAGGTAGAAGTCCGCGACGTTCACACCAATCCCGAATCCGTCTCCGAGTACGCGGGCACAGCCAGGGCGCGCGGGCTCAAAGTCCTGATCTGCGCCGCCGGCATGGCCGCGCACCTGGCAGGAACCGTCGCCGCCCGCACGGATCTACCCGTAATCGGCATCCCTCTATCCGCCGGAACGCTCGGCGGCTTCGACGCCCTGCTCGCGACCGTCCAGATGCCGGAAGGATCTCCGGTGGCGACGGTGGCAATAAACGGCGCTGCCAACGCCGCCGTGCTCGCGGCGCAGATCCTGGCTCTCTCTGACTCCGAGTTGGCGGAGAGGTTGGAGGGATAAAAATGTCGGCGGCGCAGAGTCGAGGAGTAGTGGTCAAGATCTTCTCCCCCCTGGCTTACGTCGCGGTTCTTCTGGCCGCGATCCTTACGGCGCTGCTGACGGCAAGGACTCTGGAGTCTATATGGGGTTACGACGTACCCGTGTTTCTGTTCG carries:
- a CDS encoding NAD(P)/FAD-dependent oxidoreductase; this encodes MSESPRRPTIALAGGGHANLYTLRRTGELVGRGFDVVLIDPAEHLHYSGMETGVLSGSHEPGENRIDIRCLVERGGGRFVRGRVAEVLYRERALVLEDGLIVPYDAVSFCVGSGTPARDGAIPVKPIANLERVRETLLAPVPDAPRVLVVGGGAAGCEVAANVVGLLRGGKMTLVEAEPDLLPTSPRAARRVMLERLRGPGVEVVLGQNANLQPGAAVLRDGTKIEADLVLAATGVSPPGLFRRSRLATGDDGALWVNRHLQSPNDAGIFGGGDAVAFRGARLPQFGVFAVRQGPVLYHNLQAVLWDEPLRPYKPQNHYLYVLDLGDGTGLAIYGPLTWRGRLALRIKHHIDKRFVKEFS
- a CDS encoding ABC transporter ATP-binding protein, with the protein product MIEFKGVSKTYAGSDRPVVNDLTFNIEDGEICVLVGPSGCGKTTSMRMVNRLIEPTEGEILIDGEPNTSMSGTQLRRKIGYAIQQIGLFPHRTIADNIATVPNLLGWDKGRMKERVDELMDLVGLPADQYRDRYPAELSGGQQQRIGVARALAADPPIMLMDEPFGAVDPITRDRLQNEFLRIQQDIKKTIVFVTHDIDEAIKMGDKIAILKEGGILAQYDTPENVLVNPASEFVQSFVGGDRVLKRLSLTRVGDVDLDPPTANGHDLPRIREEWTLRDALSEIIGAGADRGVVVQNGDGNGASSGTITLNSIREISHGAGAPRG
- a CDS encoding ABC transporter permease — translated: MASLTSGSAVLAFLQDFAPESAQDGFIDWEWLGDNFTEDVVPAFLQHIFLCFVSLAIAILISVPLGILAARYRRIYPPLTALTGFFYTIPSFSMFTILLFVVGLSAGTTPAVIALVLYSLLVLIRNVVTGLDSVPPETKDAARGMGLTDRQILWRVELPLALPVIVAGMRIAIVTVIGIAVIGAYIGAGGLGVLIFSGIQRDFPTMYITGAVLSTLLAIAADLLFVRAERMMSPWARRARGAA
- a CDS encoding recombinase family protein, producing the protein MGQNHTRRRPCYHPFSVSRAALYIRTDPASQLPSREEQASSCETFAAENGHEVVARYEDLEAPGTLLYHKPALKEAINNIKEEEDWEVLIVARPGCISDDESALHEFVHKLSLYGNRLESPGRSWEEFLAAMKAYRRAMSRG
- the purD gene encoding phosphoribosylamine--glycine ligase, with the translated sequence MVVGSGGREHALVEALAASPLAPEMFAAPGNPGIARIAQVADIPVDDLVALRDFAKENSIDLTVVGPETPLIGGITECFWEEGLKVFGPSRAAARIEGSKVFAKELMRQAGIPSADFEAFDREEAALAYLATRRDYPVVVKADGAAAGKGVTIAHNRDEAEEAVRASFAGKFGAAGERIVIEECLEGREASIFVVTDGRDILPFLPAQDYKRAYDEDEGPNTGGMGAYSPIMWMEPATYAAILEDIIRPTIHHLSLIGAPYTGLLYAGVMVTETGPKALEFNCRFGDPETQVILPRLGSDLLEIMIAAGEEDLAGREVVWSADKTVCVVLASEGYPDSSHSGDEISGLENIPAGVYVYHAATEEEDGRFHTAGGRVLNVVGTGPSIIEARARAYAAVEQIHFEGMQYRTDIALEAIELEDL
- a CDS encoding ABC transporter substrate-binding protein; protein product: MNGFTARRAGRMSRRGFLRMGGGLAGAAALGGVLAGCGGGESSGGAVEITLGFIPDEAGGLQKILDRFNRENRGEVQVKWRQMPASSAEFFEQMQAELQSGRSTMDVIAGDVVWPAQFAANGYILDLSDRFTPEMQKDYLEGPTQAVQYEGKTYGVPWFTDAGMFYYRTDLLEKSGFSEPPKTWDEMKSMAEKVRADQGTRFGFVFQGAQDEGGVVDALEHIWNAGGDVLDGERVIIDSPESAKGLKLRRSLITDGVAPQASGDYTTQESQASFTNGDVVFMRNWPFVYGLLSDPETSKVKPGQVDIGALPVAGAGDTSFSGLGGWNFMVNAEAEDKIEEIWAFIEYMSAPEQQQTFAVESARLPTLKSLYEDQQVLDELPVARLGREALENTRPRPVSPLYSDMSLEMAEQFNAALKGEVSVEQALAGLQTGLQEISDQA
- a CDS encoding adenylosuccinate synthase — translated: MTATVVLGLAWGDEGKGRVCDSLASDANYVSRYSGGNNAGHTVRVGEEEFKLHLIPSGIVREGVVCTIGNGVVVNPEVLVEEVEALEARGISVRDRLKIDGRAHLIMPYHIALDSHREIALGDAKIGTTNRGIGPAYEDKIARYGVRVQDISDEGILKTKLKAALREKNSIFENVYGEKPYDVSELAAWLRGFEDFIRPMMADTGTMLREGLERREKVLLEGGQATLLDNDHGTYPFVTSSNPTVGGAVTGSGIPAGQLEYVVGVTKAYTTRVGDGPMPTELFDEVGDRIRDVGREYGTTTGRSRRVGWLDLPAIKWAASLNGITHCALTMLDVLSAVDEIKICTGYEVDGRPFDGYPMHQTDLHHARPVYKTLPGWDEDITGCRMRGDLPGAAQDFVGFVEAEVGAPLCMISVGPEREQAIVERIGT
- the purE gene encoding 5-(carboxyamino)imidazole ribonucleotide mutase, producing the protein MSPTVGILVGSDADLTSVEGCTDRLDGYGVEFEVEVRDVHTNPESVSEYAGTARARGLKVLICAAGMAAHLAGTVAARTDLPVIGIPLSAGTLGGFDALLATVQMPEGSPVATVAINGAANAAVLAAQILALSDSELAERLEG
- a CDS encoding ParB N-terminal domain-containing protein, with the protein product MIRSLKDLRLVETGCLILHEAHDEARLARLKSRVEAEGEQRNPVIASPYEDRFLVLDGAHRVRAMTELGARFVLVQLVEPPERAEGWGHVVRGFEPDGRNGLLIGESPNGEVVAEVESAAGETAFVLSEEGGPLARSRVMWELQALYPEGASVRRIEPDGAVRLTNGEALIRYGAFAPEELVEIVASGSVLPAGVTRFRVEERVLGVRYPLERMMSGEPRARNVELRRFVAERWAENRVRYYREPVVLFE